The Nocardia sp. BMG51109 nucleotide sequence GCACACCCCGCGAATGCACTGCCGCCCCGATCGGGGCGGGTGCCGAAAGCTAGTCGGCCGACCCGTCGGGCCAGGTGACGGGCAGCCGCTCGACGCCGTAGATGGCGACCTGGTCGCGCATGCGCACTTGATCGGGCGGCACGGCGAGCGCGATACCCGGGAACCGGCGCAGCAGGGCGCCGAATCCGATGCGCAGCTCGATACGGCTCAGCTGCTTGCCGAGACACTGGTGCACGCCGTGGCCGAAGGCGAGGTGGCCGCGCGGCGCCCGGGTGACGTCCAGGGCGTCCGGCTCGTCGGCGAACTGCGCCGGATCCCGGTTGATCGACGGCAGCGACAGCGTGACCGTCTCACCCTGCCTGATCAGCACGCCGTCGACCTCGACGTCCTCCAGCGCGGTCCGGCTCGGGCCGATGTGCACGACGCTGAGGAACCGGAGCAGCTCCTCCACCGCACCCTCGATGAGCGACGGATCGGCGCGCAGCTTCACCAGCTGTTCCGGATAGGACAGCAGCGTGAGCGTGCCCAGTGCCAGCATGTCGCTGGTGGTCTGGTGGCCGGCCAGCAACAGCAGCATCCCGATATTGCCGAGTTCCAGCTCGGTGAGTTCGGCATCGGCGGCGAGGCCGCTGAGCAGGTCGTCGGTGGGCTCGGCTCGCTTGCGCACCGCGAGATCGGCGATGTACTGCACGATCTCGCCCAGCGCCGCTTCGGATTTCGTGTGATCGGAGCCGAGGCTCAGCGCGGTCTCCGTGCGGTCGAGGAAGAACTCCCGATCCGTATACGGAACCCCGAGCAGTTCGCAGATCACCAGCATCGGGATCGGCATGGCGAACATCGACACCAGATCGACCGGGGGCCGCGCCCGTGCCATCTCGTCGAGGTGGCTTTCGACGATCTCCTCGATCCGCGCCTCGAGCTGATTGATCCGGCGCACCGTGAACTGCGCGGTGAGCAGGCGGCGGAACCGGGTGTGCTCCGGCGGATCCATTTCCATGAAGAATCCCGGATAGGCCGGCCGGTTCGGCACGAACGGTCCGGGCATCGGAATATGGATGAGTTCGCTGCGCGAACTGAAACGGGAATCGGCGAGAATCTTACGCCCGGCCGAATATCCCGAAATCACCCATCCCAGATGTCCGTCCGGGAATCGAAATCTACTGATCGGCTCGTTCTCGCGCCGTATCTGCAATTCCTCGGCGGGATGGAACAGCTCCCGCCGAATAGTGGGAAAAGCCTCCAGGACCGATGAATCATGGGCCGGACACTGCGACATCTGGCAAACCCCCCGGGTTACTTCATGTTCTGCGTCTCGGCCACAGTCAAACAGATCCTCACGGGGTTGGCAACTGCCGTGTGACCGTTGCCTCTTTGCCGGTGGGAGCGGTTGTGAGATGCCCCGAGTATTCGGGGCAGACGGGTGCCCCGAATACTCGGGGCAAAGGCCGGGGAATCCCGCTCGGGCCGAATGTGTGGTTGTGCGCGGGCCGGTCCTGCGCTATGAATGTGGTGCGGTGCCGAGAAGTGCGAAAGCCACGGTGCTGTCGAGGGGGTGCCGTGCACTGAACCGGGGGCTCGGCGACCACGCATCATCGCATGGGAGTTAGCGAGGAAAACATGGTCGAGACCGAGATCGGCGACCGTATCGAAGAAGTCGGCGACGATTTCCACGTCGATCCGCATCGATACTACCGGCGCTGGCGGGAGCGCGGCCCGATCCACCGGGTGCGGTTCTCCGACGGCACCGGCGGCTGGGTGATCATCGGCCACGCCGAGGCCCGCGAGGCGCTGACCGAGCCGCGGCTGCGCAAGAGCGCGGCCGGGTACTACCGGCTGTTCGGCGATTCCGCGAAGGCCGCCGCCGAGGCGGCGGACTCCGAGGCCGCCACCGAGGTCAACGGCGCCGACTCCGACGCGCAGGTGCTGGCATCGCACATGCTCAACAGCGATCCGCCCGACCACACCCGGCTGCGCAAGCTCGTCACCAAGGGCTTCACCCCGCGCCGGGTGGCGGCCCTGCGGCCGCGCATCGAGCAGATCACCGCGGACCTGCTCGACGAGATGGCCCGGCACGACGAGGTCGATCTGGTGACGGCGTTCGCGAACCCGTTGCCCATCACCGTGATCTGCGAACTGCTCGGCGTGCCGTACGACGATCGCGCCGAATTCCAGTCGTGGGCACGGACTCTGGTGAGTTCGTCCGGTGGCGCCGAGGAGATCGCCGCGGCGTTCTCCGCCATGGCGGGCTATCTGCGAGATCTGGTGGCCGCCAAGCGGGCCCGGCCCGGTGCGGATCTGCTCTCCGGCCTGCTGCAGGTCCGCGACGACGGCGATCAGCTGTCCGAGCGGGAACTGGTCGCGATGGCGTTCCTGCTGCTGGTGGCCGGCTACGAGACCACGGCGAATCTCATCGGCAACGCCACATACGCCCTGCTGTGCAACAGATCCCAGTTCGAGGCGCTGTGCGCCGACCCGTCCCGGGTGCCCGCGGCGGTCGAGGCGCTGCTGCGCTTCGACGGCCCGGTCGGCTGGGCGACGGTGCGCTACACCGAGGAGCCGGTGCGGGTCGCCGGTGTCGAGATCCCCGGCGGCCAGCTCGTCTACGTCGCGCTCACCGCCGCCAACCACGACCCGGGTCATCACCCGGACGCCGGCCGTCTCGACATCGGCGCGGAGACCTCCGGGCACCTGGCCTTCGGCCACGGCATCCACTTCTGCCTCGGCGCCCCGCTGGCGCGGCTGGAGGCGGAGATCGCGTTCACGCAATTGGTGCGGCGTTTTCCGGGCCTCCGGCCGGCATGGTCCGGTGCACCCGAATGGCATCGGGGCGCGTTGATTCGCGGACTCGAGGAACTGCCGGTCCGCCTGCGGGCGTAGAACGCCACCGCCCGGGTATTCCGGAATCTATACTCCGACAATTACATCGACACATCTGGGGGAATTGTGCTGGACCGATTCGGCTGGCAACTACAGGTCGGCGACGCGGTCACCGTGCGTGGCAGCTCCGACGGGGTGGCGCATCTGCACGGTTCGCAGGGAGTCATCGCGGGATTCGACGAGGATCGTGCACTCGTCGAATTGATTGCCGATGCTTCGCTCTATCGGTACGACGACCCGATCCCGCTGTACCCCCACGATCTCGAGTACGGTCGTGTCGGCGTGACGATCGATGCCGATCTGCGCGACAAGATGATCGAGGATTGCGCCAGAATCCGCATGGAATCCGTGGTCGAGGCCGGTATCGAAGAATCGCTGCTGACACCCGAACAAGGGGAATGGTTGCGCAAACGGATGAAATAGGGGGTGGCTCAATCGATCAGCGGATCGCGCGGCATGCCGAGAATTCGTTCCGCGATCTGATTGCGGGTGACCTCGGAGGTGCCGCCGGCGATGGCCATACCCCGCGCGCCGAGTACCACGAGGTTCGCCAGCGCCGTGGGGCCTTCCGCCAGTGCGAGATCCGGGCCCATCAGCCCGGCCAGGATCGCCGCCCGTTCGCCGACGTGCTCGGCCAGCTTCAGCTTGGTGACATTGCCCTCGGGGCCCGGCCCGGTGCCCTCGATGCTGCGCACCGCGCGGCGGAGGTTGAGCAGGCGCAGGGCGTGGTCGTCGGCGAGGAATCGGCCGACCCGGACGGGCGCGTCGGCGACCCGGCCGGGATTCTGGGCGACCAGCGGCACCAGGGTGGCCGCGGCGGACATGGCCGCCCCGGAGCCGCCGCCGATGCTGACGCGTTCGTTGCCGAGCGTTGCCCGCGCGACGGTCCATCCGGTGCCGGGCGCGCCCACGACGTCCTCGTCGGGCACGAACACGTCGTCGAAGAACACCTCGTTGAATTCCGAACCGCCGGTGAGCATGCGCAGCGGGCGGACCTGCACGCCGGGCGCCTGCATATCGATGATCACCGTGGTGATGCCGGCGTGTTTGGCGGCGTCGACGTCGCTGCGCACGGTGGCGAGGCCGCGGCGGCTGTAGTGCGCGCCGCTGGTCCAGACCTTCTGGCCGGTGATCTTCCAGCCGCCCTCGACGCGGGTGGCCCGCGTCTGCACCGCCGCGGCGTCGGATCCGGCGCCGGGTTCGGAGAACAGCTGGCACCAGACCTCTTCCTGGCGCAGTGCCTTGCCGACGAATCGTTCGATCTGGCCGGGCGTTCCGTGCTGGATGAGGGTGAGCACGACCCAGCCGGTGATCGAGTAGTCGGGGCGCCGCACGCCGGCCCGGGTGAACTCCTCATCGATCACCAGCTGTTCGACGGCGCCGGCGGCCCGGCCCCAGGGGCGCGGCCAGTGCGGCATGATGTATCCGGTCGCGATCAGCTCGTCGCGTTGCGCCGTCGCGTCGAGGGCGGCGATCCGCTCGGCGGCCGCGCGGACCGAGGCGCGCAGCTCATCGGTGCCCGCGGGCAGGTCGAGGCTGTTGTCCCGGGTCACGCCCGCCGAGGTCAGGGTGAACACGTCGTGGGCCGGGCCGTCGCCGCCGAGCAGCGCCTGGGCGGTTCGCGCCCGGCGCAGATGCAGGTGCGCGTCGTGTTCCCAGGTGAAGCCGATGCCGCCGTGCACCTGGATGTTCAGTTCGGCGTTGTGCACGTATCCGGGCAGGGCGAGCGCCGCGGCGGCCGCGGCCATCAGCTCGAACTGCCGCTCGTCGGCGCCCTCGGCGCGCGCCGCGTCCCACACCGTGGCCACCGCCGATTCGGCCGTCATCAACATGGTGGCGCAGTGGTGCTTGACCGCCTGGAAGGTGGCGATGGTGCGGCCGAACTGCTTGCGCCCCTTGGCGTATTCGACGGCGGTCTCGACGCACTCGGCCGCGCCGCCGACGGCCTCGGCGGACAGGACCGTCCGGGCGCGGGCGAGTGCGGCCGGACGCGCGCCCGCCACGACGCCGACCGCGGCATCGGTCAGGGTCACCCGGCCGGAGCGGCGGGTGGGATCCATATTCTCCGGCACCTCGACCCGGACACCGGCGGCGTCGCGCCGCACGATCAGCATGTCGTCGCCCGCGGCGAGCAGCAGCAGATCGGCGAGCCCCGCACCGAGCACGACACCGGCCGCGCCGCTCGCCCGGCCGTCGCGCACGGTGAGATCGCCGCCGAAACCGATACCGGCCGTGACCGATCCGTCGACCAGCCCGGGCAGCAATTCGGCCCGCTGCTCCTCCGTGCCGCGCGCCGCCAGCACGGCCGAGACGATCACGGTGGGGACGAACGGGCCCGGCGCGACGGCGCGCCCCAGCTCCTCGACGACGATCACCAGTTCGGGCAGCCCGTACCCGGAGCCGCCGTACCGGGCGCCGATGTGCAGGCCCGGCCAGCCGAGTTCGGCCAGCTCCGGCCAGAACCCGGGCCGGCTCTCCTCGGGCGAGTCGAGCAGTTCCCGCGCCGCGCCGCGCGCCTTGTGGCTGATCAGGAACGCACGCGCCACGTCGGCGAGTTCGCGGTGGTCGTCGGTCAGTGCGATACCCATCGGATCCTCCTCGGGGGCGGCGATGCCCGTGCGCCACGGGCGCCGAACCCGACTGTACGCAATCCGAATCGCCCGGATTCGGTCCTTCGGGCCCGGCGGCGCGCAACGTCCGTTCCGGGTCGCGCTCGCACGCCCCGTCGCAGTTACTGTACCGACGTCCACGCCTGCCACGCCGCCGATTCTCCGAATGGATTACCGGGCAGCACAGGTGATTACGCGGCAGTCGTTACCGGTCCCCGCCGGTCACGCGCGAGGGTGACCGGCGTCCGGTGCACGCGGTGGCATCATTCCGGCGCGAGCGTTGTGGTCATCTCGGCCGAAGCCCGCCGGGCTGGCGAAGTGCAGTGTCACTTCGGGAAGACGGGGCTCCGAGTCAGCCGAATTCCTCGTGGTGGTCCAGCCACCATCGGGCGATGTCGGCGCGGCGGGCGAACCAGACGTCGCCGCGGGCGAGGGCGTGGTCGACGAAATCGCGGACGGCGCGGGCCCGGCCGGGCATGCCGGCCCAGCGACCGTGCAGGCCGATCGTCATCATCCGGGGGTGCGTCGCCCCCTCATCCCACAGGTCGTCGAAACCCATTGCCAGGTAACGGAAGAACGACGTGGGGTCGGCATAGCCGGGGAAGGCGAACCGCATGTCGTTGAAGGTCAGCGAGTACGGGACGACCAGATGCCGGCCCGCCGCGGTCTCGGTGAAGTACGGCAGATCGTCGTTGTAGGCGTCCGAATCGTAGAGGAATCCGCCCTCGGCCGCGACGAGTTCCCGGGTGTGCGCCGTGGGTGTGCAGCGGGAATGCCAGCCGACCGGCCGGGTGCCGCAGGCCGTTTCGATGGCGGCCACCGCGCGGGCGATATCGTCGCGCTCCTCGGACTCCGACAGCCGCCACAGTTCCTCCCAGCGCCAGCCGTGTGCCATCGGCTCGTGCCCCGCCGCCGCGATGTACTCGCCGATCGCGGGATTCTCCCGCAACGCGCGCCCGCAGCAGTTGAACGTCGCGGGCAACCCGTACTCGTCCAGGATTCGGCCGAGACGCCATGTTCCGGAACGGCTCTCGTATTCGAAGCTCGATTCGACGCACAGGTCCCGGATACCGGGCCGGGTGGGGTTGATGGCGACCCCGAATTCGCCCGCCGCCTCCCGCCGCCCGTCTCCGGCGGCGAAACTGTACTCGGCGCCGGCCTCGTAGTTGACCACGATGCTGACCGCGATCCGCGCGCCGCCCGGCCACACCACCTGCGGCGGCACCGGGCCGTAGCCGACGAAATCGCGACGCGGGCCGGCGCCGGCGTTCCCGTGCTCAGACATGGGTGGCCTCCGGCGCGCTGCCGGCGGGTCCGGGCGCGGCGACGCGACTCGCCGCCAGGTATGTTCCCGCGGCGAGTGCCGCACCCAGCGCCCACGAGAACGGCGCGGCCGCATGCCATGCGGGCACCAGCGCGACAGGTATCGCGACGGCGGCGCCGATCGCCGCCGACAGCATCGCCCGCGGGTTGACCCCGCGCCGGTACCAATACCTCCCGCCGCCTTCGACATAGAGCTCGTCGACCACGACCCGGGTGCGGCGCACCAGGTAGTAATCGGACATGATCACCCCGAACAACGGGCCCAGCAGCGCGCCCAGACCGCCGATGAAATAGTCGACGACTACCGGACTGGAGTACAACGCCCACGGGCACACCAGGATCGAGCCGACCGCGGCGATGAATCCGCCCCGCTCGAAGGTGATGTACCGGGGCGCCACATTGGCGAAATCGAATGCGGGGGACACCACGTTCGCGGCGACGTTGACACCGACGGTGGCGACGGTGAACACGAGGGTGGCGAACACCAGCACCGGAGTGTTGTCGATGCGCTGGACCAGCTCGATCGGATCGGTGATCGGCTCCCCGAACAGTGTGACGCTCGCCGTGGTGACCACCGCGACCGTCACCGCGAAGACCAGGAAATTCACCGGCAGCCCCCACAGATTCGCCCGCCGCATCGACCGCGGCGACGGGCTGGCGCGGGTGAAATCGCTGATATTGAGCAGGAATGTGCCGAAGAACGACACGATCAGCCCGACGATGGAGGCGAACTGGAGCACCGCCGACCCGCCGTGCACCCGCTCGGGCGAGACCTCGACGCCGGGGGCGAACCCGGTGCGCACCAGCACCCAGCCCAGCAGCACGAACATCACCAGATAGACCGCCGGACCCGCCCAGTTCTGGTATTTGCGCACCGCTTCCATGCCGTGCCGCACCACCAGCAGTTGTGCCGCCCACAGCGCCAGGAACGCGCACCACCCCAGGGCGGACAGGCCGAGGAAGCCGGTCCGGTTCCACGACTCCAGTCCGGGCGCCAACCGCAACGCGAGCGCCGAAATCGCCACCGAGCCCAGATAGGTCTGCACGCCGTACCAGAACACGGCCAGCACGCCGCGCACCAGCGCGGGGACGTTGGCGCCGAAGACGCCGAAACTGATGCGCGCCACGACCGGATACGGGACGCCGGTGCGCTGCCCGATCGCGCCGCTGAGGTTCATCAGCGCGTAGACCAGGACGAGCGCCACGAGCATCGCCGCGAGGACGGTCCAGGTGCCCAGGCCGTGGAAGAAGAATCCGATGGCGAAGGTGTAGGCACCGACGTTGTGCAGCACCGACATCCACAGCGCGAACACGCTGTAGCCGCTCCAGCTCTTCACCGTGGCCGGCGCGAGATCGGGATTGCGCAGGCGCGAGGCCGGCGGTTCGGGCATCGGACGACTCCTCGAAAAGTGGCCGGGCAGTGTGGGTTCGGTGGTCATCGGGCGCTTCCCTCCACGGCGTGGCCGGGCCGGATCCGTGGCGCGCCGAGGATCAGCACGGCGGCCACCGCGCAGGCCATGGCCCCGGAACCGGCGGCGGCCGTGGCGCTCCACCCCAGGTCCTGCAACCCGCCGTAGAGCAGCGGCCCGACGATTCCGCCGAGCGGTCCGACCGCGCCGATCAATGCCGCTCCGCTGCCGCGCACCCGGGTCGGGAACACCTCACCGAGATAGGTGAACAGCGGTGCGGCGGCGCCCTGCGCGAAAAACAGTGTGAGCGAATAGGACACGATGACGGCCGTGCTGCCGGTGGCGCCGAACAGTAGATAGACGGTCAGGGCTCCGGCGAGCAGCTGGGCGGCGGCGACGGTCTCGCGCCGCCCGATCCGGTCGCCGAGATGGCCGAGGACCAGGTAGCCGACCAGGGCAACCAGGTTGGCCACCACCACGATCCACAGCGCACTCGTCACCGATACGCCCTTGACGTCGCCGAGCACCGTGGTCGCGAGCACGGTCAGCTGCGAGTCGGCGATCAGCTTCACGAAGAAGCCCAGCGCCAGGCACAGCGTCGGCCGCCGCAGCCGGCCGCGGAACAGTTCGGCATACGTATTGCGTTGTGCGCCGGGCTCTTCCATGCCCCAGTCCCGTGCGAGCGCGGCCGCCTCGGCCGTCGCACCCGCGGAACGCAGTTCGCGCAGCCGCCGGAGCTTCAGGAAATGCGGCGACTCGCGCAGCCGGGTCCGCAGCACGAGCATCACCAGCAGCGGGAAGAGCGCCACCGCGAACACTCCGCGCCAGCCGATCACCGGCTCCAGCAGCGCGGCCAGCCCGGCCGACAGCATGACGCCGACCGGCCAGCCCGCCTGCACCATCCCGTACAGCAGACCCCGGCGGCGGGGACCGTAGACCTCGTTCAGATAGGCCGCGTTCACCGATTGCTCGGCCGATCCGAAGCCGGACAGCGCCCGGGCGAGTACCAGGCTGACCGGTCCCACGGCCACGGCCGCCAGCCCGGAGCTGACCGCGGCGCCGGAGGTGGTCAGCAGCAGCGCGGGCCGCCGGCCGAGCCGGTCGATCATCGGCCCCACCGCCAGCGCCAGCACGACCGAGCCCGCGGAGACGGCGGTCGCGACGTAGGACGCCGTACTGGACGACCAGTGGAAATCGTCGCGGATCACCGGCAGCAGATTGCCGAAGGTGATCTGGTCGTAGACCGACAGCGTCCACGCCAGGAAGGCGACCACCGAGGTGTAACCGATCTGCCGCCGCGTGAACGGCGCGAACGCCGGATCGGCGTGGAGTGTCTCGATGTCGCTCACGCGGACTCGCCGGTGCGTGCTCACGCGAACTCCCCGGTGCGGCCGAACTCGCCGGCGTGCTCGTGGAACCACTCCGCGATATCCGCCTTGCGGGTGAACCAGACCCCGTCGTGCGCCAGGCAGTGGTCGAGGAACTCGCGCAGCGCGTGGGCGCGGCCGGGCTGTCCGATCAGCCGCGGATGGATCCCGACCGACATCATCTGCGGCCGCTGCGCGCCCTCCTCCCAGAGCAGATCGAAGGTGCGTCGGCAACTGTCCAGAAAATCGGACGGCGAAGAATACGCCTGTCCCGGATGAAACAGCGAGTCGTTCGTCACGAAGGAATACGGAACGACCAGATGCCGCGTCTGCCCGACCCGGGTGAAATACGGCACGTCGTCGGCGAAAGAATCGCTGTCGTAACGAAATCCGCCCTCCTCGACGAGTAATTCCCGAGTATTGAGCGAGGCCGGGCACCGGCTGTACCACCCGACCGGGCGGTGCCCGCAGGTGCGCCGGATCGACTCGACGGTCCACGCGATGTGCTCGCGCTCCACGTCCCGGGCGAGCCGGCTGACCTCCTCCCATCGCCAGCCGTGCGCGCACACCTCGTGCCCGGCCTCGGCGATATAGGCGCCGACCTCGGGCACCAGCTCGAACGCCCGGGCACAGCCGTGGAAGGTGACCCGCAGCCCGTAGGCGTCGAACAGGCGCTGCAACCGCCACACCCCGGTCCGGCTGCCGTACTCGAAGATCGACTCGTTGCCCAGATCCCGGATCGGCGGCGGCGGATAGCCGAACTCCTGCGGCGGTTCGTTGCGGCCGTCACCGGCCCAGTACGACGCCTCCGCACCCGACTCGAAATTGACGATCAGGCATACGGCTATCCGCGCGCCGTTCGGCCAGCGCACTCCCGCGCCGCCGCGACCGTATCCCGTGAAATCCCGGTCCGGTCCGTGCCGGTCCGCAATCGGTGCCGTCATGAATTGCGTTCCTCCGGCTCGTTTTCCGTAGCGTCGATTTCGACATTCTGGGAATGTGCGGCAGCCGAAGTCAACGGGTATCCACGTATACTTCGCCACGTATACCGGGCCGGAAACACGGCCGAAACGTGAATGGCGCGAACAATTAGCATCCGGGTGATAACACTACGATCATGGCGTTACCGGCACCCGTTCCAGGGCATGCGAAACCGCGGCATGCGACACCACCCTCGGTACCGCCCGCGCTGAAGGGAATGCTGCACGCCTACGGCCCCGGGCGGCCACCGCTGCGGGAACGGGTGCGCGACGTGCTGCGCGAGTGGATCGCCGACGGCGTCCTCGCTCCCGGAATGCGTTTGTACGAACAGGATTTGGCGGTCTCCCTGGATATGTCGCGGGTGCCGGTCCGGGAGGCCATCCGCATGCTCGAGGCCGAGGGATACGTGACCGTGCACGGCCGCCGGATCCGCGTCCGGGCCCTGGATCCGGCGTCCGTGGCGAACCTGTTCGACGTGTGCGAGACGCTCGAGGCGCTGGCCGCCCGGCAGGCCGCCGAACAGATCACCGCCGAGGGCGCGCATCGGCTGCGCACCGTGCTGGAGGTGGGCCGCACCGGGCTGGCGGCGGGCGAGTGCCCGGTCTCCAACGGCGTGAATATGTCACTCCACGAAGAGATCTCACGCCTGGCCGCCAACGACGTCCTCGACCACACTCTCGCCCCGCTCCGCGGCCGCGTCCAATGCCTGCTGCGGCACAGCGGCGACAGCCACCGGATCCTCGCCGAACACACCGCCATCACCGAGGCCATCGCCACCGGCCGGGCAGGCCGCGCTGCCGAACTCGCCATCGCCCACCTGCGCGCCACCCGCACGGAGATACTGGCCGCCCTGCCGGGGTGAGGGCCTGGGCCTCGCGACACGCTGGCTCGCATGGAAGATCCTGCACGACAAGGATTCTGGCGTCAGCGCATCACGAGACAGCCGTTCGGCTCAGCACCCGTCCGAGGAAGCCGCGCAGGTACCCCGCGACGACGTCCAGGTGGCTCTCCAGCAGGAAGTGGCCGCCGTCGATCAGGTGCACCTCCGCGTCCTCGGCGTCGCGGGCGAAGGCCACCGCACCGGCTGGGCCGAAGATCTCGTCGTTGCGGCCCCACACGGCGAGCACCGGAACCCCGCCGGTGCGCAGGAATTCGTGGAGCAGCGGGTAGAGCGGGCGGTTGTTCCGATGGTCGCGCAGCAGCGCCAGCTGGATCTCGTCGTTGCCCGCGCGGGAGACGAGGGCGAAGTCGTGTTCCCAGGTGTCCGGGCTGACCAGGCTCGGATCGGGCACGCCGTGCACGTACTGCCAGCGGATGGCCGCCAGGCTCAGCGCGGCGCGGACGGCGGTTTCGGTGCCGGGGCCGGGGTTCGCCGCGTAGGCCCGGACGTCGGCCCAGAACGACTCGACGAAACCGTCCTCGTCACCGTTGCCGTTCTGGGTGACGACGGCGGAGATCCGCTCGGGGTGCGCGAGCGCGAGGCGCCATCCGATGGGCCGCAGTGCCAGTGCGGTCGCGATGATCGGGACGAAGCACAAGGTGGTCGGAACCGCTTGTGGCCCTTGATGGTCGGCGATCGTCCCGAGCAGCGGCATGAACAGACCGCCCGCGCTGACCGCCAGGCCGAGCGTGACGCCCGGAGCGGCGGCCGTCGTTCCGGCAGCGGACCGGGGCGCCGGCGGTAGTCTGGCC carries:
- a CDS encoding cytochrome P450, which translates into the protein MPGPFVPNRPAYPGFFMEMDPPEHTRFRRLLTAQFTVRRINQLEARIEEIVESHLDEMARARPPVDLVSMFAMPIPMLVICELLGVPYTDREFFLDRTETALSLGSDHTKSEAALGEIVQYIADLAVRKRAEPTDDLLSGLAADAELTELELGNIGMLLLLAGHQTTSDMLALGTLTLLSYPEQLVKLRADPSLIEGAVEELLRFLSVVHIGPSRTALEDVEVDGVLIRQGETVTLSLPSINRDPAQFADEPDALDVTRAPRGHLAFGHGVHQCLGKQLSRIELRIGFGALLRRFPGIALAVPPDQVRMRDQVAIYGVERLPVTWPDGSAD
- a CDS encoding cytochrome P450, yielding MVETEIGDRIEEVGDDFHVDPHRYYRRWRERGPIHRVRFSDGTGGWVIIGHAEAREALTEPRLRKSAAGYYRLFGDSAKAAAEAADSEAATEVNGADSDAQVLASHMLNSDPPDHTRLRKLVTKGFTPRRVAALRPRIEQITADLLDEMARHDEVDLVTAFANPLPITVICELLGVPYDDRAEFQSWARTLVSSSGGAEEIAAAFSAMAGYLRDLVAAKRARPGADLLSGLLQVRDDGDQLSERELVAMAFLLLVAGYETTANLIGNATYALLCNRSQFEALCADPSRVPAAVEALLRFDGPVGWATVRYTEEPVRVAGVEIPGGQLVYVALTAANHDPGHHPDAGRLDIGAETSGHLAFGHGIHFCLGAPLARLEAEIAFTQLVRRFPGLRPAWSGAPEWHRGALIRGLEELPVRLRA
- a CDS encoding acyl-CoA dehydrogenase → MGIALTDDHRELADVARAFLISHKARGAARELLDSPEESRPGFWPELAELGWPGLHIGARYGGSGYGLPELVIVVEELGRAVAPGPFVPTVIVSAVLAARGTEEQRAELLPGLVDGSVTAGIGFGGDLTVRDGRASGAAGVVLGAGLADLLLLAAGDDMLIVRRDAAGVRVEVPENMDPTRRSGRVTLTDAAVGVVAGARPAALARARTVLSAEAVGGAAECVETAVEYAKGRKQFGRTIATFQAVKHHCATMLMTAESAVATVWDAARAEGADERQFELMAAAAAALALPGYVHNAELNIQVHGGIGFTWEHDAHLHLRRARTAQALLGGDGPAHDVFTLTSAGVTRDNSLDLPAGTDELRASVRAAAERIAALDATAQRDELIATGYIMPHWPRPWGRAAGAVEQLVIDEEFTRAGVRRPDYSITGWVVLTLIQHGTPGQIERFVGKALRQEEVWCQLFSEPGAGSDAAAVQTRATRVEGGWKITGQKVWTSGAHYSRRGLATVRSDVDAAKHAGITTVIIDMQAPGVQVRPLRMLTGGSEFNEVFFDDVFVPDEDVVGAPGTGWTVARATLGNERVSIGGGSGAAMSAAATLVPLVAQNPGRVADAPVRVGRFLADDHALRLLNLRRAVRSIEGTGPGPEGNVTKLKLAEHVGERAAILAGLMGPDLALAEGPTALANLVVLGARGMAIAGGTSEVTRNQIAERILGMPRDPLID
- a CDS encoding polysaccharide deacetylase family protein; translation: MSEHGNAGAGPRRDFVGYGPVPPQVVWPGGARIAVSIVVNYEAGAEYSFAAGDGRREAAGEFGVAINPTRPGIRDLCVESSFEYESRSGTWRLGRILDEYGLPATFNCCGRALRENPAIGEYIAAAGHEPMAHGWRWEELWRLSESEERDDIARAVAAIETACGTRPVGWHSRCTPTAHTRELVAAEGGFLYDSDAYNDDLPYFTETAAGRHLVVPYSLTFNDMRFAFPGYADPTSFFRYLAMGFDDLWDEGATHPRMMTIGLHGRWAGMPGRARAVRDFVDHALARGDVWFARRADIARWWLDHHEEFG
- a CDS encoding NCS1 family nucleobase:cation symporter-1, whose amino-acid sequence is MPEPPASRLRNPDLAPATVKSWSGYSVFALWMSVLHNVGAYTFAIGFFFHGLGTWTVLAAMLVALVLVYALMNLSGAIGQRTGVPYPVVARISFGVFGANVPALVRGVLAVFWYGVQTYLGSVAISALALRLAPGLESWNRTGFLGLSALGWCAFLALWAAQLLVVRHGMEAVRKYQNWAGPAVYLVMFVLLGWVLVRTGFAPGVEVSPERVHGGSAVLQFASIVGLIVSFFGTFLLNISDFTRASPSPRSMRRANLWGLPVNFLVFAVTVAVVTTASVTLFGEPITDPIELVQRIDNTPVLVFATLVFTVATVGVNVAANVVSPAFDFANVAPRYITFERGGFIAAVGSILVCPWALYSSPVVVDYFIGGLGALLGPLFGVIMSDYYLVRRTRVVVDELYVEGGGRYWYRRGVNPRAMLSAAIGAAVAIPVALVPAWHAAAPFSWALGAALAAGTYLAASRVAAPGPAGSAPEATHV
- a CDS encoding MFS transporter — protein: MSDIETLHADPAFAPFTRRQIGYTSVVAFLAWTLSVYDQITFGNLLPVIRDDFHWSSSTASYVATAVSAGSVVLALAVGPMIDRLGRRPALLLTTSGAAVSSGLAAVAVGPVSLVLARALSGFGSAEQSVNAAYLNEVYGPRRRGLLYGMVQAGWPVGVMLSAGLAALLEPVIGWRGVFAVALFPLLVMLVLRTRLRESPHFLKLRRLRELRSAGATAEAAALARDWGMEEPGAQRNTYAELFRGRLRRPTLCLALGFFVKLIADSQLTVLATTVLGDVKGVSVTSALWIVVVANLVALVGYLVLGHLGDRIGRRETVAAAQLLAGALTVYLLFGATGSTAVIVSYSLTLFFAQGAAAPLFTYLGEVFPTRVRGSGAALIGAVGPLGGIVGPLLYGGLQDLGWSATAAAGSGAMACAVAAVLILGAPRIRPGHAVEGSAR
- a CDS encoding polysaccharide deacetylase family protein, translated to MTAPIADRHGPDRDFTGYGRGGAGVRWPNGARIAVCLIVNFESGAEASYWAGDGRNEPPQEFGYPPPPIRDLGNESIFEYGSRTGVWRLQRLFDAYGLRVTFHGCARAFELVPEVGAYIAEAGHEVCAHGWRWEEVSRLARDVEREHIAWTVESIRRTCGHRPVGWYSRCPASLNTRELLVEEGGFRYDSDSFADDVPYFTRVGQTRHLVVPYSFVTNDSLFHPGQAYSSPSDFLDSCRRTFDLLWEEGAQRPQMMSVGIHPRLIGQPGRAHALREFLDHCLAHDGVWFTRKADIAEWFHEHAGEFGRTGEFA
- a CDS encoding GntR family transcriptional regulator, yielding MALPAPVPGHAKPRHATPPSVPPALKGMLHAYGPGRPPLRERVRDVLREWIADGVLAPGMRLYEQDLAVSLDMSRVPVREAIRMLEAEGYVTVHGRRIRVRALDPASVANLFDVCETLEALAARQAAEQITAEGAHRLRTVLEVGRTGLAAGECPVSNGVNMSLHEEISRLAANDVLDHTLAPLRGRVQCLLRHSGDSHRILAEHTAITEAIATGRAGRAAELAIAHLRATRTEILAALPG